A section of the Pseudomonas sp. FP453 genome encodes:
- a CDS encoding YkgJ family cysteine cluster protein has protein sequence MKPQLIAAAELDRLETWQKYSAHMCGGCVSSCCTLPVEVKVKDLIRIGLVDEFELGDPAKNIAKRLQKEGIVERFNSKSEIFTLQRMSNNDCLFLDRKTRFCTIYDKRPDTCRNHPKIGPRPGYCAYKPKEVVRETKFKTLDKF, from the coding sequence ATGAAGCCTCAACTGATCGCCGCCGCGGAACTCGACCGTCTTGAAACGTGGCAGAAATACTCCGCGCACATGTGCGGTGGCTGCGTGTCCAGCTGCTGCACGCTGCCGGTGGAAGTGAAGGTCAAGGACCTGATCCGCATTGGCTTGGTCGATGAATTCGAACTCGGCGACCCGGCGAAGAACATCGCCAAGCGCTTGCAGAAGGAAGGCATCGTCGAGCGCTTCAATTCCAAGTCCGAGATTTTTACCCTGCAGCGCATGAGCAACAACGACTGCCTGTTCCTGGATCGTAAGACGCGCTTCTGCACTATTTATGACAAGCGCCCGGATACCTGCCGCAACCACCCGAAGATCGGGCCGCGCCCGGGGTATTGCGCGTACAAGCCGAAGGAAGTGGTGCGCGAGACCAAGTTCAAGACGCTCGATAAGTTCTGA
- a CDS encoding DUF2339 domain-containing protein, with the protein MQWIFMLIGLALGWTLDESFSDAGIGALLGLGIGQAIRLTQLSAQADKQGTQLETTQKALIALGERLRQLEVPAPPSSAIVEPPIPEPTPVAKAPELVWELPAELAPVAVVAETSRPLPEDAWAPTPRPEKEPAIPRGPNLIERAISGARNWLFGGNTVLRVGVVLLFLGLAFLLRYATEGMVVPIELRYAGVAAAAIALLGLGWWLRLRNSNYGLMLQGTGIAVLYLTVFAAMRLHPLIDPGAALGLLVAVTVFSAILAITQDALGLACAAALGGFAAPILTSTGAGNHVALFSYFALLNAGILAIAWFKAWRLLNLIGFVGTFGIGFAWGLRSYTPELLWSTEPFLILFFLMYLAIGLLFARRKLLEMGGAPEGRDALLRWSAAKGDYVDGSLLFGPPLVGFGLQFALVQHLEFAAAFSALGLGIIYMGLARLLSGGRALLLAETCLALGVIFASLAIPLGLDARWTAAAWAVEGAGIFWLGLRQQRPLARAFGLLLQVGSALAFLSELRVGEHTLLDGAPLGALLLGAALLFSFDQLRKAPNEQAADWERKGLPVLASLGLGFLYLLAPLLLQTQGTAISWAIAGLATLFVGLRIGSRTFLFTAFAVQLLGGALFLLRLQGGEGAAVFSAGWSGLLTASLIGLALIGGMLLAARDDMVRGDVRLLRGLSVVLLAGLVLINLAVLFVLPWQSASGVWAASGLLIIWLSLYLQQRVSFVFGLLLQLIGGGSFLLSVPELLGPLTSEGLRPFAHSGFWTPLVLGLAALVGAWRLQRQPHAPVFSVLKLQRLSDLLLVWGAAWWALALIGEVLRFVPRELQGALLLAIAAVSVAIWTLLAARLNWASLGMLCTLLMPAAGVVLLVSTHAYYHPAAQFGWLAWLAVFAVHFISLRRLASTVPGKVLSAAHVLGCWMLIGVLALELRYGLLLLSDQYNAWRWLGWAILPSLYLVLAAAPRNWPWPVAAYPREYRVLAALPLAVLMLGWFWLANMFSDGTAEPLPYVPLLNALDLGLLFALLGIYLWSRSAAPERGPRVALIGQGVAGISLFAFFTALVMRAAHHWGGVPFQLDALLESMLVQAGLSIVWTLIALGLMIGGHLRHRREVWLIGAALIALVVAKLFFVELSNRGGLARIVSFIGVGGLLLVVGYFAPLPPKRVETEGASS; encoded by the coding sequence ATGCAATGGATTTTCATGCTGATTGGCCTCGCGCTCGGCTGGACACTCGACGAGTCGTTCAGTGACGCCGGCATCGGTGCGCTGCTGGGCTTGGGTATTGGCCAGGCGATCCGCCTCACGCAACTGTCGGCCCAGGCAGACAAGCAGGGAACCCAGCTGGAAACCACGCAAAAGGCGCTGATCGCCCTGGGTGAACGCCTGCGGCAACTGGAAGTGCCCGCGCCGCCAAGCAGCGCCATCGTCGAACCCCCAATCCCCGAGCCAACCCCCGTGGCCAAGGCGCCCGAACTTGTCTGGGAGCTGCCGGCCGAATTGGCACCCGTCGCCGTGGTTGCCGAAACGAGCCGGCCACTGCCGGAAGACGCCTGGGCCCCAACGCCACGCCCGGAAAAAGAACCGGCAATCCCCCGTGGCCCCAACCTGATCGAACGCGCCATCAGCGGTGCGCGTAATTGGTTGTTTGGCGGCAACACCGTATTGCGTGTGGGCGTGGTGCTGTTGTTCCTCGGCCTGGCGTTCTTGCTGCGTTATGCCACCGAAGGCATGGTGGTGCCGATTGAACTGCGCTACGCCGGTGTCGCCGCCGCTGCCATCGCCCTGTTGGGCCTGGGCTGGTGGCTGCGCCTGCGCAACAGCAACTACGGCCTGATGCTGCAAGGCACCGGGATCGCGGTGCTGTACCTCACGGTCTTCGCGGCGATGCGCCTGCATCCGCTGATCGATCCCGGTGCGGCGCTGGGCTTGCTGGTGGCGGTCACGGTGTTCTCGGCGATCCTGGCGATTACCCAGGACGCCTTGGGCCTGGCCTGTGCCGCCGCGCTCGGCGGTTTCGCGGCGCCGATCCTCACGTCCACTGGCGCCGGCAACCATGTGGCGTTGTTCAGTTACTTCGCCTTGCTCAACGCCGGCATCCTCGCCATCGCCTGGTTCAAGGCGTGGCGCCTGCTCAACCTGATCGGCTTTGTCGGCACCTTCGGCATCGGCTTCGCCTGGGGCCTGCGCTCCTACACGCCGGAACTGCTGTGGAGCACCGAGCCGTTCCTGATCCTGTTTTTCCTGATGTACCTGGCCATCGGCCTGTTGTTTGCCCGGCGCAAGTTGTTGGAGATGGGGGGCGCGCCTGAAGGCCGTGATGCGTTGCTGCGCTGGTCGGCTGCCAAGGGCGATTATGTCGACGGCAGCCTGCTGTTCGGCCCACCGCTGGTGGGCTTTGGCTTGCAGTTCGCGCTGGTGCAGCACCTTGAGTTTGCCGCCGCGTTCAGTGCGCTGGGCCTGGGCATTATCTACATGGGGCTGGCGCGACTGCTCAGTGGTGGCCGCGCGTTGTTGTTGGCTGAAACCTGTCTGGCACTGGGTGTGATCTTTGCCAGCCTGGCGATTCCCTTGGGCCTCGATGCGCGCTGGACCGCTGCCGCCTGGGCCGTGGAAGGCGCCGGGATCTTCTGGCTTGGCTTGCGTCAGCAGCGGCCATTGGCGCGGGCCTTCGGCTTGCTGCTGCAAGTGGGCTCGGCGTTGGCGTTCCTCAGCGAGTTACGCGTTGGCGAACACACCTTGCTCGACGGTGCACCTTTGGGTGCTTTGCTGCTCGGCGCGGCGCTGCTGTTCAGCTTCGATCAATTGCGCAAGGCACCGAACGAACAGGCGGCGGACTGGGAGCGCAAAGGCCTGCCGGTGCTGGCGAGCCTTGGCCTGGGCTTTTTGTACCTGCTGGCGCCGTTGTTGTTGCAGACCCAAGGCACCGCCATCAGTTGGGCCATCGCCGGTCTGGCGACGCTGTTTGTCGGCCTGCGCATCGGCTCGCGCACCTTCCTCTTCACCGCGTTCGCCGTGCAGTTGCTGGGCGGCGCGTTGTTCCTCCTGCGCTTGCAAGGCGGTGAAGGCGCGGCGGTGTTCAGTGCGGGCTGGAGTGGCTTGCTCACCGCGTCGCTGATCGGCCTGGCCTTGATCGGCGGCATGCTGCTGGCGGCGCGCGACGACATGGTGCGCGGCGATGTGCGCTTGCTGCGCGGGCTGTCGGTGGTGCTGCTGGCGGGCTTGGTGCTGATCAACCTCGCGGTGCTGTTCGTGCTGCCGTGGCAAAGCGCCAGCGGCGTGTGGGCGGCCAGTGGGCTGTTGATCATCTGGCTGAGCCTGTACCTGCAACAGCGCGTCAGCTTTGTGTTCGGTTTGCTGCTGCAACTGATCGGCGGCGGTTCATTCCTGTTGTCGGTGCCGGAACTGCTGGGGCCGCTGACCAGCGAAGGCTTGCGACCCTTTGCCCACAGCGGTTTCTGGACGCCGTTGGTGCTGGGCCTGGCCGCACTGGTCGGCGCCTGGCGCTTGCAGCGTCAACCCCATGCGCCGGTGTTTAGCGTGCTGAAACTGCAACGCCTGTCCGACCTGCTGCTGGTCTGGGGCGCGGCGTGGTGGGCGTTGGCGTTGATCGGCGAAGTGCTGCGTTTTGTCCCGCGCGAACTGCAAGGCGCATTGCTGTTGGCAATCGCGGCCGTGAGCGTAGCGATCTGGACGCTGTTGGCCGCCCGCCTGAACTGGGCGTCGCTGGGCATGCTCTGCACCTTGCTGATGCCGGCGGCGGGCGTGGTGTTGCTGGTGTCGACCCACGCCTATTACCACCCGGCGGCGCAGTTTGGCTGGCTGGCCTGGCTGGCGGTGTTCGCCGTGCATTTCATCTCGTTGCGGCGCTTGGCTTCCACGGTGCCCGGCAAGGTGCTGAGCGCGGCCCACGTGTTGGGCTGCTGGATGCTGATCGGCGTGCTTGCGCTGGAACTGCGTTACGGCCTGTTGCTGCTGTCGGATCAGTACAACGCCTGGCGCTGGCTCGGCTGGGCGATTCTGCCCAGCCTGTACCTGGTGCTGGCCGCTGCGCCGCGCAATTGGCCGTGGCCGGTGGCCGCGTATCCACGGGAATACCGCGTGCTCGCCGCGCTGCCGTTGGCGGTGCTGATGCTCGGTTGGTTCTGGTTGGCGAACATGTTCAGCGATGGCACGGCCGAGCCGCTGCCTTATGTGCCGCTGCTCAACGCGCTGGATCTGGGTTTGCTGTTCGCGTTGCTGGGCATCTACCTGTGGTCGCGCAGTGCCGCGCCGGAGCGTGGGCCGCGCGTGGCGTTGATCGGCCAGGGTGTGGCGGGCATCTCGCTGTTTGCGTTCTTTACCGCGTTGGTGATGCGCGCCGCGCATCATTGGGGCGGTGTGCCGTTCCAGTTGGATGCGTTGCTCGAATCGATGCTGGTGCAGGCCGGCCTGTCGATCGTGTGGACGTTGATCGCCCTGGGCCTGATGATCGGCGGCCACCTGCGCCATCGTCGCGAAGTGTGGCTGATCGGCGCGGCGCTGATTGCGCTGGTGGTGGCCAAGCTGTTTTTTGTCGAATTGAGCAACCGTGGCGGGCTGGCGCGGATCGTGTCGTTTATCGGCGTGGGCGGCTTGTTGCTGGTGGTGGGCTACTTTGCGCCGCTGCCGCCCAAGCGTGTGGAAACCGAGGGAGCATCGTCTTGA
- a CDS encoding class 1 fructose-bisphosphatase, which produces MSRVTLSRYLIEQTRSNNTPADLRFLIEVVARACKEISHAVSKGALGGVLGSMGTENVQGEVQKKLDVISNEILLEANEWGGHLAGMASEEMDNAYQIPGKYPKGAYLLVFDPLDGSSNIDINAPVGTIFSVLRCPNEYLSQNEPLNEKAFLQPGTQQVAAGYAIYGPQTMLVLTLGDGVKGFTLDREMGSFVLTHEDITIPAATQEFAINMSNQRHWEEPVTRYVGELMAGEEGPLKKNFNMRWVAAMVADVHRILTRGGLFMYPRDSREPSKPGKLRLMYEANPMSFLVEQAGGASTDGHQRILDIQPEGLHQRVAVFLGSKEEVERVTAYHKA; this is translated from the coding sequence ATGTCCCGCGTTACCTTGAGTCGCTATTTGATCGAGCAGACCCGCAGCAACAACACGCCTGCCGATCTGCGCTTCCTTATCGAAGTGGTGGCGCGTGCTTGCAAGGAAATCAGCCACGCCGTCTCCAAAGGCGCCTTGGGTGGTGTCCTGGGCAGCATGGGCACTGAAAACGTGCAGGGTGAAGTGCAGAAGAAACTCGACGTGATCTCCAACGAGATCCTGCTCGAAGCCAACGAATGGGGCGGTCACCTGGCCGGCATGGCGTCCGAAGAAATGGACAATGCCTACCAGATCCCGGGCAAATACCCGAAAGGCGCGTACCTGCTGGTGTTCGACCCACTGGACGGTTCGTCCAACATCGACATCAACGCCCCGGTTGGCACCATCTTCTCGGTACTGCGTTGCCCGAACGAATACCTGAGCCAGAACGAGCCGCTGAACGAAAAGGCCTTCCTGCAGCCAGGCACCCAGCAGGTTGCTGCCGGCTACGCGATCTACGGCCCACAGACCATGCTGGTGCTGACCCTGGGCGACGGCGTCAAGGGCTTCACCCTGGACCGCGAGATGGGCAGCTTCGTGCTGACCCACGAAGACATCACCATTCCTGCCGCTACCCAGGAATTCGCGATCAACATGTCCAACCAGCGCCACTGGGAAGAACCCGTAACCCGCTACGTTGGCGAACTGATGGCTGGCGAAGAAGGCCCGCTGAAGAAAAACTTCAACATGCGCTGGGTGGCCGCGATGGTTGCCGACGTGCACCGCATCCTGACCCGTGGTGGCCTGTTCATGTACCCACGCGACAGCCGCGAGCCGTCCAAGCCGGGCAAGCTGCGCCTGATGTACGAAGCCAACCCGATGTCGTTCCTGGTTGAGCAAGCGGGCGGCGCGTCCACCGACGGCCACCAGCGCATCCTCGACATCCAGCCGGAAGGCCTGCACCAGCGTGTGGCGGTGTTCCTGGGTTCGAAGGAAGAAGTTGAGCGTGTGACGGCGTATCACAAGGCCTAA
- a CDS encoding glycogen/starch/alpha-glucan phosphorylase, producing MSQEPLAREAEVAAFRDAVLTKLTYAVGKDPDHAFDHDWFEAIALAARDQMVDHWMDHTRRIYRKGQKRVYYLSLEFLIGRLLYDSLSNLGVLEIAREALAELGVDLERIRLLEPDAALGNGGLGRLAACFMESMSTLGIAGHGYGIRYEHGLFRQAIVDGWQQEQTEHWLDFGNPWEFERPEVVYPIGFGGSVETLEDESGKMVQRWTPSETVRAIAYDTPVVGWRGASVNTLRLWRARAVEDLHLERFNAGDHLGAVAEVARAESISRVLYPADSTEAGQELRLRQEYFFVAASLQDLLRRHKNMHGSVLSLGEHAAIQLNDTHPSIAVAELMRQLVDLHDIPWDAAWDVTVETLSYTNHTLLPEALETWPVGLMERMLPRHMQIIYLINAQHIDSLRAKGIHDFDVLRAVSLIEEDNGRRVRMGNLAFLGSHSVNGVSGLHTQLMRSTVFSELHKLYPERINNKTNGITFRRWLYQANPKLTEMLVEALGPDILDQPEQRLIELEPFADKQAFRKEFAEQRLHSKRALAEIIHERLGISVNPAAMFDVQVKRIHEYKRQLLNLLHTVALYQAIRAEPGTDWVPRVKIFSGKAAASYHQAKLIIKLTNDIARTVNNDPTVRGLLKVVFLPNYNVSLAESIIPAADLSEQISTAGFEASGTSNMKFGLNGALTIGTMDGANVEMHERVGAEHMFIFGLSAQQVEARKHAGEFNAGPDIAASHRLNDVLQAIRGGVFSPDDPGRYVGLIDGLVDYDRFLVCADFDSYWDAQARVEAHWHDSKAWWRSAVLNTARMGWFSSDRTIREYATEIWKALD from the coding sequence ATGTCTCAGGAACCACTTGCACGAGAAGCAGAGGTAGCCGCATTCCGCGATGCCGTCTTGACCAAACTCACCTACGCGGTGGGCAAGGACCCGGATCACGCCTTCGACCACGACTGGTTCGAAGCCATTGCCCTGGCCGCGCGCGACCAGATGGTCGATCACTGGATGGACCACACGCGGCGCATCTACCGCAAAGGCCAGAAGCGTGTGTATTACCTTTCCCTGGAATTCCTCATCGGCCGCTTGCTCTACGACAGCCTGAGCAACCTCGGCGTGCTGGAGATTGCCCGCGAAGCCCTGGCCGAGCTGGGCGTGGACCTGGAGCGCATCCGCCTGCTGGAGCCCGACGCGGCGCTCGGCAACGGTGGCCTCGGCCGTCTGGCGGCGTGCTTTATGGAAAGCATGTCGACCCTGGGCATTGCCGGCCACGGTTATGGCATCCGTTATGAACATGGCCTGTTCCGCCAGGCGATTGTCGATGGCTGGCAACAGGAACAGACCGAACACTGGCTGGATTTCGGCAACCCGTGGGAATTCGAACGGCCGGAAGTGGTGTACCCGATTGGCTTTGGTGGCAGCGTCGAAACACTGGAGGATGAGTCAGGAAAGATGGTCCAGCGCTGGACCCCCAGCGAAACCGTACGCGCCATTGCTTATGACACCCCGGTGGTCGGCTGGCGCGGTGCCAGCGTCAACACCCTGCGCCTGTGGCGTGCCCGCGCCGTGGAAGATCTGCACCTGGAACGCTTCAACGCCGGTGACCACCTCGGCGCCGTCGCCGAAGTGGCCCGCGCCGAAAGCATCTCCCGCGTGCTTTACCCGGCCGACAGCACCGAAGCAGGGCAGGAACTGCGCCTGCGCCAGGAATACTTCTTTGTCGCCGCGTCGCTGCAAGACCTGCTGCGCCGCCACAAGAACATGCACGGCTCGGTCCTCAGCCTGGGCGAACACGCGGCGATCCAGCTCAACGACACCCACCCGTCCATCGCCGTGGCCGAATTGATGCGCCAATTGGTGGACCTTCACGATATTCCGTGGGACGCCGCGTGGGATGTGACGGTTGAAACCCTGTCCTACACCAACCACACCCTACTGCCCGAAGCCTTGGAAACCTGGCCTGTCGGATTGATGGAACGCATGCTGCCCCGGCACATGCAGATCATCTACCTGATCAACGCCCAGCACATCGACTCGCTGCGCGCCAAGGGCATCCACGACTTCGACGTGCTGCGCGCCGTGTCGCTGATCGAAGAAGACAACGGCCGCCGCGTGCGCATGGGCAACCTGGCGTTCCTCGGCTCCCATAGCGTCAACGGCGTGTCGGGTTTGCACACCCAACTGATGCGCAGCACAGTGTTCTCCGAACTGCACAAGCTCTACCCCGAGCGGATCAACAACAAAACCAACGGCATCACCTTTCGCCGCTGGCTGTACCAGGCCAACCCCAAGCTCACCGAGATGCTGGTGGAGGCCCTCGGCCCGGACATCCTCGACCAACCCGAACAACGCCTGATCGAGCTGGAACCGTTTGCCGACAAGCAGGCGTTCCGCAAGGAGTTCGCCGAGCAACGCCTGCACAGTAAAAGGGCATTGGCGGAAATCATCCACGAACGCCTGGGCATTTCGGTCAACCCGGCGGCGATGTTCGACGTGCAGGTCAAGCGCATCCACGAGTACAAGCGCCAACTGCTCAACCTGCTGCACACCGTGGCGCTGTACCAGGCGATCCGCGCCGAGCCGGGTACCGATTGGGTGCCACGGGTGAAGATCTTCTCGGGCAAGGCGGCGGCCAGCTATCACCAGGCCAAGCTGATCATCAAGCTGACCAACGACATCGCCCGCACCGTCAACAACGACCCCACCGTGCGCGGCCTGCTCAAGGTGGTGTTCCTGCCCAACTACAACGTCAGCCTGGCGGAAAGCATCATCCCGGCGGCGGACTTGTCGGAGCAGATCTCCACCGCCGGCTTTGAAGCCTCGGGCACCAGCAACATGAAGTTCGGCCTCAACGGCGCGCTGACCATCGGCACCATGGACGGCGCCAACGTGGAGATGCACGAGCGCGTCGGCGCCGAGCACATGTTTATCTTCGGCCTCAGCGCGCAGCAGGTTGAAGCGCGTAAACATGCCGGTGAATTCAACGCCGGGCCCGATATCGCCGCGTCCCATCGCCTCAACGATGTGCTGCAAGCGATCCGTGGCGGGGTGTTCTCGCCGGATGATCCGGGGCGTTATGTGGGCTTGATCGACGGGTTGGTCGATTACGACCGTTTCCTGGTGTGTGCCGACTTCGATTCCTACTGGGACGCCCAGGCGCGGGTCGAAGCGCATTGGCACGATTCCAAGGCGTGGTGGCGCTCGGCGGTGCTCAATACGGCGCGGATGGGCTGGTTCAGCTCCGACCGGACCATCCGCGAATACGCCACCGAAATCTGGAAAGCCCTCGACTAA
- the typA gene encoding translational GTPase TypA, whose protein sequence is MIENLRNIAIIAHVDHGKTTLVDKLLRQSGTLERNELNDERVMDSNDQEKERGITILAKNTAINWNGYHINIVDTPGHADFGGEVERVMSMVDSVLLLVDAQDGPMPQTRFVTKKAFEAGLRPIVVINKVDRPGARPDWVLDQIFDLFDNLGATEEQLDFKVVYASALNGIAGLDHTDMAEDMTPLYQSIVDNVPAPKVDRDGPFQMQISALDYNSFLGIIGVGRIARGRVKPNTPVVAIDADGKKRNGRILKLMGHHGLHRVDVEEAAAGDIVCISGMDSLFISDTLCDPLNVEAMKPLTVDEPTVSMTFQVNDSPFCGKEGKFVTSRNIKERLDKELLYNVALRVEEGDSADKFKVSGRGELHLSVLIETMRREGFEMGVGRPEVIIRVVDGNKHEPFENVTIDTPEESQGKVMEEMGLRKGDLTNMVPDAKGRVRLEYNIPARGLIGFRNQFLTLTNGAGILTSIFDRYDVMKSGQMSGRQNGVLVSVETGKALTYSLETLQARGKLFVEHGQEIYNGQIVGLNSRDTDMGVNPTKGKKLDNMRASGKDETIALVPPVRFTLEQALEFIQDDELCEVTPKSIRLRKKILDEGERTRAAKKAKN, encoded by the coding sequence GTGATCGAAAATCTACGTAACATCGCCATCATTGCTCACGTTGACCATGGTAAAACCACCCTGGTAGACAAACTCCTGCGTCAATCCGGCACCCTGGAGCGCAACGAGCTCAACGACGAGCGCGTGATGGACTCCAACGACCAGGAAAAAGAGCGCGGTATTACCATCCTGGCGAAAAACACCGCCATCAACTGGAACGGCTACCACATCAACATCGTGGACACCCCGGGCCACGCCGACTTCGGCGGCGAAGTAGAACGCGTAATGTCGATGGTTGACTCCGTTCTGCTGCTGGTTGATGCCCAAGACGGTCCTATGCCGCAAACCCGTTTCGTGACCAAGAAGGCTTTCGAAGCCGGCCTGCGTCCAATCGTGGTGATCAACAAGGTTGACCGTCCAGGCGCGCGTCCGGACTGGGTTCTGGACCAGATCTTCGACCTGTTCGACAACCTGGGTGCCACCGAAGAACAGCTGGACTTCAAAGTCGTCTACGCCTCGGCCCTGAACGGTATTGCCGGTCTGGACCACACCGACATGGCTGAAGACATGACCCCGCTGTACCAGTCGATCGTCGACAACGTACCAGCGCCAAAAGTTGACCGTGACGGTCCGTTCCAGATGCAAATCTCGGCACTGGACTACAACAGCTTCCTGGGCATTATCGGCGTTGGCCGTATCGCTCGTGGTCGCGTCAAGCCGAACACTCCGGTTGTGGCTATCGACGCCGACGGCAAGAAGCGTAACGGTCGTATCCTGAAGCTGATGGGTCACCACGGTCTGCACCGTGTAGACGTTGAAGAAGCGGCTGCCGGCGACATCGTCTGCATCAGCGGCATGGACTCGCTGTTCATCTCCGACACCCTGTGCGACCCGCTGAACGTTGAAGCGATGAAGCCGTTGACCGTTGACGAGCCAACCGTTTCCATGACCTTCCAGGTAAACGACTCGCCTTTCTGCGGTAAAGAAGGCAAGTTCGTGACTTCCCGTAACATCAAGGAACGTCTGGACAAAGAGCTGCTGTACAACGTTGCACTGCGCGTTGAAGAAGGCGACTCGGCTGACAAGTTCAAGGTATCGGGCCGTGGCGAGCTGCACTTGTCCGTACTGATCGAAACCATGCGTCGCGAAGGCTTCGAAATGGGCGTTGGTCGTCCAGAAGTGATCATCCGCGTTGTTGACGGTAACAAGCACGAACCATTCGAAAACGTCACCATCGACACCCCGGAAGAATCCCAGGGCAAGGTGATGGAAGAGATGGGTCTGCGTAAAGGCGACCTGACCAACATGGTGCCGGATGCCAAAGGCCGTGTACGTCTGGAATACAACATCCCTGCTCGTGGTCTGATCGGTTTCCGTAACCAGTTCCTGACCCTGACCAACGGTGCTGGCATCCTGACCTCGATCTTCGACCGTTACGACGTGATGAAGTCCGGTCAAATGTCCGGCCGTCAGAACGGCGTTCTGGTATCGGTAGAAACCGGCAAGGCGCTGACCTACTCCCTGGAAACCCTCCAGGCGCGTGGCAAGCTGTTCGTTGAACACGGTCAAGAGATCTACAACGGTCAGATCGTTGGTCTGAACAGCCGTGACACCGACATGGGCGTCAACCCAACCAAAGGCAAGAAGCTCGACAACATGCGTGCTTCGGGTAAAGACGAAACCATCGCTCTGGTTCCACCTGTTCGCTTCACCCTGGAACAGGCCCTGGAATTCATCCAGGACGACGAGCTGTGCGAAGTTACGCCTAAGTCGATCCGCCTGCGTAAGAAGATCCTGGACGAAGGCGAGCGTACCCGCGCTGCCAAGAAAGCCAAGAACTGA
- a CDS encoding DUF3999 domain-containing protein, which yields MGKLSLSGLALWLLCAAAFAQETPADFAVQVPLAVSGAGPWYRLELPLAVQLRARQADLSDVRVFNAAGEPQAYALSRQASQRSESRNVADVKWFPLYAADTHEALPGVVMKSTSEGTLLEIRPSTPQAQQVLRGWVLDASAIKAPLQQLSLDWSRERDGFQRFSIEASDDLQHWTPWGDGQVARLSFADERVEQHDVNLPGRAARYLRLVWQGQAAPQLTSAKLVSATSSSLPMPLVWSQPLAGTRLKAGEYSWQLPTGLNIERLRVELNQPNTLAPVTLSGRRDSQQAWQPLSNGLLYRLTQNGQDVVQDELPLPGQVVTELKLQVDERGGGLGVEAPALRFAVRATQLVFLARGEPPFTLALGNASVKAANLPLTTLIPDYSAERFKALGQAKVAGEVVVKTVAVAAAPQAAADWKKLGLWAVLLLGVAALGGMAYSLLRKPQAKP from the coding sequence ATGGGCAAGTTGAGTCTGAGTGGGTTGGCGTTGTGGCTGCTGTGTGCGGCGGCCTTCGCCCAGGAAACGCCGGCCGACTTTGCGGTCCAGGTGCCGCTGGCGGTGAGCGGCGCCGGTCCCTGGTATCGCCTGGAGTTGCCGTTGGCGGTGCAATTGCGCGCGCGGCAGGCGGATCTCAGCGACGTGCGGGTGTTCAACGCTGCCGGGGAACCGCAGGCCTACGCGCTGTCCCGCCAAGCTTCGCAGCGCAGCGAAAGCCGCAATGTGGCGGACGTGAAGTGGTTCCCGCTGTACGCCGCCGACACCCATGAAGCCTTGCCGGGCGTGGTGATGAAATCCACCAGCGAGGGCACATTGCTGGAAATCCGCCCCTCCACGCCGCAGGCGCAGCAGGTGTTGCGCGGCTGGGTGCTGGACGCCAGCGCGATCAAGGCGCCGTTGCAGCAACTGAGCCTGGACTGGAGCCGCGAGCGTGATGGTTTCCAGCGTTTCAGCATCGAGGCCAGCGATGATTTGCAGCACTGGACGCCTTGGGGCGACGGGCAAGTGGCGCGCCTGTCGTTTGCCGACGAGCGGGTCGAGCAGCATGACGTGAACCTGCCGGGGCGGGCGGCGCGTTACCTGCGCCTGGTGTGGCAAGGCCAGGCGGCGCCGCAGTTGACCTCGGCCAAGCTGGTCAGCGCCACCAGCAGCAGCCTGCCAATGCCGCTGGTGTGGTCGCAGCCGTTGGCGGGCACGCGGCTCAAGGCGGGGGAATACAGCTGGCAGTTGCCGACCGGGCTGAATATCGAGCGCTTGCGTGTCGAGTTGAACCAACCCAATACCTTGGCGCCGGTGACCTTGTCCGGGCGGCGCGACAGCCAGCAGGCCTGGCAACCGTTGAGCAACGGTTTGCTCTACCGCCTGACCCAGAACGGCCAGGACGTGGTGCAGGATGAGTTGCCGTTGCCGGGTCAGGTCGTGACTGAGCTCAAGTTGCAGGTGGACGAACGCGGCGGCGGCCTGGGCGTCGAGGCACCGGCCCTGCGCTTTGCGGTGCGCGCCACGCAGTTGGTGTTCCTGGCGCGAGGTGAGCCGCCGTTTACCCTGGCGCTGGGCAACGCGTCGGTGAAGGCGGCGAACCTGCCGTTGACCACGCTGATCCCGGACTACAGTGCCGAGCGCTTCAAGGCGCTGGGGCAGGCGAAGGTAGCGGGGGAGGTTGTGGTCAAAACAGTCGCCGTTGCCGCTGCGCCGCAAGCCGCTGCCGACTGGAAGAAGCTCGGCCTGTGGGCCGTGCTCCTGCTCGGTGTGGCAGCGCTGGGAGGCATGGCCTACAGTTTGTTGCGCAAGCCCCAGGCCAAACCGTGA